In Rhipicephalus microplus isolate Deutch F79 chromosome 7, USDA_Rmic, whole genome shotgun sequence, one genomic interval encodes:
- the LOC142767825 gene encoding uncharacterized protein LOC142767825, with product MSTRCLLCWPFWQFRRLYRKRRPRRLSSSLFLRASETTLTDDVFDFTVHCSPRLKEAPHGEGSEQTMPLLLRILRIQLGIRQQQREVLQEVRQLKHKVRLLSVPQHAQPAQRPSDLPRLPAGTIGEVEAAEAAVQSKAVAAALVYIS from the exons atgtcaacccgatgccttttgtgttggccgttctggcagttccgccgactttatagaaagagacgaccccgtcgcttgtcctcttctcttttccttcgggcatcagagacaacattgacggacgacgtgttcgacttcaccgtgcac tgctctccaaggctcaaggaggcaccgcacggggaaggctcggagcaaaccatgc ctctattgctacggatcctgcggatccaacttggcatccggcagcaacaaagagaggttctgcaggaggtgcgacagctgaagcacaaggtacggctcttgtctgtgcctcagcacgcccagccagcacagcgcccctctgaccttccccggctgcctgctggtacaattggagaagtggaggcagcagaggcagctgtgcagagtaaagctgtggctgcggctttggtgtatatttcttga